The following proteins are encoded in a genomic region of Hyla sarda isolate aHylSar1 chromosome 3, aHylSar1.hap1, whole genome shotgun sequence:
- the BEND3 gene encoding BEN domain-containing protein 3 isoform X1 codes for MNSVQFRDDDDDDDTEVKFVKVESSGEEDRLVCSRSISVRKLIPESTLNCQTSKRKQAHSTSETSSNDAEIFTVFKKRRLAPESLLSSMKNRESEPINLELRKNSELNNTFPDEDEIFSEFALSHKKPLYGISHKITEKRNPITSDLVLSNDLYERGNQVNTSNIRMFTDLRKRDSSSNGMSSQTSDDSNISSLIQKMFFTLNTLNSNMTQLHSKVDLLSLEVNRIKKKVSPHEMVAEFHPPPEYQLTSTELKQVMDQSSSAGDLACRLLVQLFPELFGSNALPRSCSTCGFFSKTKLESLHLQLIRNYVEACYPSVKNNTVWQIDVLPHINDFFNRFWAEREMESTHSGMQTSSYFESVPSQNAHFVENKEQEDIGSLEKANPLVSENVINSQDLNEYLEEASSPGEFSVFLLHRLFPEIFNQKKSGDRYFGDLEGFTLDPHRLQLIRQYTEIYFPEVQEEEVWLQQCIHRINDELESMFIDGSECDDSRDDCFESNLPDDLTIVKVEDGADTEKPGRRSKKIWLVPFDFDKVDIPLPDFEVPFPQFLLSKEQIKNIYETSLSIGNFASRLLVHLFPELFTHENLRKQYNCSGSLGKKQLDPVRIKLIRHYVQILYPRAKNDRVWTLEFVGKLDERCRRRDTEQRRSYQQQRRVYVPMPERRDLASFDMNTERYRDLIEGPPLPPERSTKDFCKIPLDKIVVPPPDFPVPSVYLLSDKEIRDIVQQSLSVGNFAARLLVRLFPELFTHENLRLQYNHSGACNKKQLDPVRLRLIRQYVEAVYPVDKMEEVWHYECIPSIDERCRRPNRKKCDILKKATKKQMNNC; via the exons TCAAATTTGTAAAAGTGGAATCATCGGGTGAAGAGGATCGACTGGTTTGTTCCCGTTCCATTTCTGTAAGAAAGCTAATTCCAGAATCTACCCTTAATTGTCAGACCAGTAAAAGGAAGCAAGCCCATAGCACATCTGAAACTTCAAGCAATGATGCCGAAATTTTTACAGTTTTCAAGAAAAGACGACTTGCTCCAGAG AGTCTACTCTCAAGCATGAAAAACAGAGAGTCTGAACCTATAAACCTGGAGTTAAGAAAAAATTCTGAGCTCAATAATACTTTTCCAGATGAAGATGAAATTTTCAGTGAATTTGCCTTGTCTCATAAGAAACCTTTATATGGGATTTCACATAAAATCACAGAGAAAAGAAATCCTATTACATCGGATCTCGTGTTATCGAATGACCTTTATGAAAGAGGAAATCAGGTCAACACTTCAAATATTCGTATGTTTACTGACCTGCGTAAACGAGATTCTAGCAGCAATGGCATGAGTTCCCAAACTAGTGATGACTCAAACATATCCTCTTtaatacaaaaaatgtttttcaccctcAACACACTGAACTCCAATATGACACAGCTCCACAGCAAAGTTGACCTCTTGTCTCTTGAGGTAAAtcgaataaagaaaaaagtgagcCCCCATGAAATGGTGGCCGAATTCCACCCACCGCCTGAATATCAGCTAACTAGCACCGAGCTTAAGCAAGTCATGGACCAAAGTTCCTCAGCAGGTGATCTGGCATGTCGATTATTAGTTCAGCTGTTTCCAGAGCTCTTTGGAAGTAATGCATTGCCTAGAAGCTGTAGCACTTGTGGATTCTTCAGTAAAACTAAACTTGAGTCTCTTCATCTCCAGCTTATAAGAAACTATGTTGAAGCATGCTATCCTTCTGTCAAGAACAATACTGTTTGGCAAATTGATGTCTTGCCTCACATAAATGACTTCTTCAATCGATTTTGGGCTGAAAGAGAAATGGAGAGCACCCACAGTGGAATGCAGACCTCAAGCTATTTTGAAAGTGTGCCAAGTCAGAATGCCCACTTTGTTGAAAATAAGGAACAGGAGGACATTGGCAGTTTAGAAAAGGCCAATCCCCTTGTCTCTGAGAATGTAATCAATTCACAAGACCTAAATGAATATTTAGAAGAGGCTTCATCCCCAGGTGAATTCTCAGTATTTTTGCTTCATCGATTATTTCCTGAAATATTTAatcaaaaaaaaagtggagacaGGTATTTTGGAGATCTTGAAGGTTTTACTCTAGATCCACATCGGTTACAACTGATTCGCCAGTATACAGAGATCTACTTTCCAGAAGTGCAAGAAGAAGAAGTTTGGCTGCAACAATGTATACATAGAATAAATGATGAGCTGGAAAGCATGTTTATAGATGGCAGTGAGTGTGATGATTCTAGGGATGACTGCTTCGAGTCAAACTTGCCTGATGATTTGACTATTGTAAAAGTAGAAGATGGGGCAGATACTGAAAAACCAGGAAGGAGATCTAAAAAAATATGGCTTGTTCCATTTGACTTTGATAAGGTTGACATTCCCCTACCAGATTTTGAGGTTCCTTTTCCACAATTTCTACTTAGCAAagagcaaataaaaaatatatatgagacTAGTTTGTCAATTGGTAATTTTGCTTCAAGGCTTCTTGTTCATTTGTTCCCTGAGCTGTTCACTCATGAGAACTTAAGAAAACAATATAACTGCAGTGGATCACTAGGAAAGAAACAGCTTGATCCTGTTCGCATAAAACTTATCCGACATTATGTGCAAATTCTTTATCCCAGGGCAAAGAATGACAGagtttggactctggaatttgtAGGAAAGCTGGATGAGAGGTGTCGCAGAAGGGATACTGAACAAAGGAGATCTTACCAGCAGCAGCGGAGGGTCTATGTTCCAATGCCTGAGAGGCGAGACCTTGCTTCTTTTGACATGAACACTGAAAGATACAGAGATCTGATTGAAGGGCCACCTCTCCCTCCTGAACGTAGCACAAAGGACTTCTGCAAAATACCACTAGATAAGATTGTAGTTCCACCTCCAGACTTCCCTGTGCCTTCAGTGTATCTTTTAAGTGATAAAGAAATTAGAGACATTGTTCAGCAAAGCCTTTCGGTTGGAAATTTTGCTGCAAGACTATTGGTAAGACTTTTTCCAGAGTTATTTACCCATGAAAATTTAAGACTTCAATATAACCACTCAGGTGCTTGCAATAAGAAGCAGCTCGATCCAGTAAGACTGAGACTAATTCGACAGTATGTGGAGGCAGTGTATCCCGTAGACAAGATGGAGGAAGTATGGCATTATGAATGTATTCCTagtattgatgaaaggtgtcggcgtccaaacagaaaaaaatgtgatatacttaaaaaagctacaaaaaaacaaatgaacaactgctga
- the BEND3 gene encoding BEN domain-containing protein 3 isoform X2, whose translation MTTMMMILKTSKRKQAHSTSETSSNDAEIFTVFKKRRLAPESLLSSMKNRESEPINLELRKNSELNNTFPDEDEIFSEFALSHKKPLYGISHKITEKRNPITSDLVLSNDLYERGNQVNTSNIRMFTDLRKRDSSSNGMSSQTSDDSNISSLIQKMFFTLNTLNSNMTQLHSKVDLLSLEVNRIKKKVSPHEMVAEFHPPPEYQLTSTELKQVMDQSSSAGDLACRLLVQLFPELFGSNALPRSCSTCGFFSKTKLESLHLQLIRNYVEACYPSVKNNTVWQIDVLPHINDFFNRFWAEREMESTHSGMQTSSYFESVPSQNAHFVENKEQEDIGSLEKANPLVSENVINSQDLNEYLEEASSPGEFSVFLLHRLFPEIFNQKKSGDRYFGDLEGFTLDPHRLQLIRQYTEIYFPEVQEEEVWLQQCIHRINDELESMFIDGSECDDSRDDCFESNLPDDLTIVKVEDGADTEKPGRRSKKIWLVPFDFDKVDIPLPDFEVPFPQFLLSKEQIKNIYETSLSIGNFASRLLVHLFPELFTHENLRKQYNCSGSLGKKQLDPVRIKLIRHYVQILYPRAKNDRVWTLEFVGKLDERCRRRDTEQRRSYQQQRRVYVPMPERRDLASFDMNTERYRDLIEGPPLPPERSTKDFCKIPLDKIVVPPPDFPVPSVYLLSDKEIRDIVQQSLSVGNFAARLLVRLFPELFTHENLRLQYNHSGACNKKQLDPVRLRLIRQYVEAVYPVDKMEEVWHYECIPSIDERCRRPNRKKCDILKKATKKQMNNC comes from the exons ACCAGTAAAAGGAAGCAAGCCCATAGCACATCTGAAACTTCAAGCAATGATGCCGAAATTTTTACAGTTTTCAAGAAAAGACGACTTGCTCCAGAG AGTCTACTCTCAAGCATGAAAAACAGAGAGTCTGAACCTATAAACCTGGAGTTAAGAAAAAATTCTGAGCTCAATAATACTTTTCCAGATGAAGATGAAATTTTCAGTGAATTTGCCTTGTCTCATAAGAAACCTTTATATGGGATTTCACATAAAATCACAGAGAAAAGAAATCCTATTACATCGGATCTCGTGTTATCGAATGACCTTTATGAAAGAGGAAATCAGGTCAACACTTCAAATATTCGTATGTTTACTGACCTGCGTAAACGAGATTCTAGCAGCAATGGCATGAGTTCCCAAACTAGTGATGACTCAAACATATCCTCTTtaatacaaaaaatgtttttcaccctcAACACACTGAACTCCAATATGACACAGCTCCACAGCAAAGTTGACCTCTTGTCTCTTGAGGTAAAtcgaataaagaaaaaagtgagcCCCCATGAAATGGTGGCCGAATTCCACCCACCGCCTGAATATCAGCTAACTAGCACCGAGCTTAAGCAAGTCATGGACCAAAGTTCCTCAGCAGGTGATCTGGCATGTCGATTATTAGTTCAGCTGTTTCCAGAGCTCTTTGGAAGTAATGCATTGCCTAGAAGCTGTAGCACTTGTGGATTCTTCAGTAAAACTAAACTTGAGTCTCTTCATCTCCAGCTTATAAGAAACTATGTTGAAGCATGCTATCCTTCTGTCAAGAACAATACTGTTTGGCAAATTGATGTCTTGCCTCACATAAATGACTTCTTCAATCGATTTTGGGCTGAAAGAGAAATGGAGAGCACCCACAGTGGAATGCAGACCTCAAGCTATTTTGAAAGTGTGCCAAGTCAGAATGCCCACTTTGTTGAAAATAAGGAACAGGAGGACATTGGCAGTTTAGAAAAGGCCAATCCCCTTGTCTCTGAGAATGTAATCAATTCACAAGACCTAAATGAATATTTAGAAGAGGCTTCATCCCCAGGTGAATTCTCAGTATTTTTGCTTCATCGATTATTTCCTGAAATATTTAatcaaaaaaaaagtggagacaGGTATTTTGGAGATCTTGAAGGTTTTACTCTAGATCCACATCGGTTACAACTGATTCGCCAGTATACAGAGATCTACTTTCCAGAAGTGCAAGAAGAAGAAGTTTGGCTGCAACAATGTATACATAGAATAAATGATGAGCTGGAAAGCATGTTTATAGATGGCAGTGAGTGTGATGATTCTAGGGATGACTGCTTCGAGTCAAACTTGCCTGATGATTTGACTATTGTAAAAGTAGAAGATGGGGCAGATACTGAAAAACCAGGAAGGAGATCTAAAAAAATATGGCTTGTTCCATTTGACTTTGATAAGGTTGACATTCCCCTACCAGATTTTGAGGTTCCTTTTCCACAATTTCTACTTAGCAAagagcaaataaaaaatatatatgagacTAGTTTGTCAATTGGTAATTTTGCTTCAAGGCTTCTTGTTCATTTGTTCCCTGAGCTGTTCACTCATGAGAACTTAAGAAAACAATATAACTGCAGTGGATCACTAGGAAAGAAACAGCTTGATCCTGTTCGCATAAAACTTATCCGACATTATGTGCAAATTCTTTATCCCAGGGCAAAGAATGACAGagtttggactctggaatttgtAGGAAAGCTGGATGAGAGGTGTCGCAGAAGGGATACTGAACAAAGGAGATCTTACCAGCAGCAGCGGAGGGTCTATGTTCCAATGCCTGAGAGGCGAGACCTTGCTTCTTTTGACATGAACACTGAAAGATACAGAGATCTGATTGAAGGGCCACCTCTCCCTCCTGAACGTAGCACAAAGGACTTCTGCAAAATACCACTAGATAAGATTGTAGTTCCACCTCCAGACTTCCCTGTGCCTTCAGTGTATCTTTTAAGTGATAAAGAAATTAGAGACATTGTTCAGCAAAGCCTTTCGGTTGGAAATTTTGCTGCAAGACTATTGGTAAGACTTTTTCCAGAGTTATTTACCCATGAAAATTTAAGACTTCAATATAACCACTCAGGTGCTTGCAATAAGAAGCAGCTCGATCCAGTAAGACTGAGACTAATTCGACAGTATGTGGAGGCAGTGTATCCCGTAGACAAGATGGAGGAAGTATGGCATTATGAATGTATTCCTagtattgatgaaaggtgtcggcgtccaaacagaaaaaaatgtgatatacttaaaaaagctacaaaaaaacaaatgaacaactgctga
- the BEND3 gene encoding BEN domain-containing protein 3 isoform X3 — MKNRESEPINLELRKNSELNNTFPDEDEIFSEFALSHKKPLYGISHKITEKRNPITSDLVLSNDLYERGNQVNTSNIRMFTDLRKRDSSSNGMSSQTSDDSNISSLIQKMFFTLNTLNSNMTQLHSKVDLLSLEVNRIKKKVSPHEMVAEFHPPPEYQLTSTELKQVMDQSSSAGDLACRLLVQLFPELFGSNALPRSCSTCGFFSKTKLESLHLQLIRNYVEACYPSVKNNTVWQIDVLPHINDFFNRFWAEREMESTHSGMQTSSYFESVPSQNAHFVENKEQEDIGSLEKANPLVSENVINSQDLNEYLEEASSPGEFSVFLLHRLFPEIFNQKKSGDRYFGDLEGFTLDPHRLQLIRQYTEIYFPEVQEEEVWLQQCIHRINDELESMFIDGSECDDSRDDCFESNLPDDLTIVKVEDGADTEKPGRRSKKIWLVPFDFDKVDIPLPDFEVPFPQFLLSKEQIKNIYETSLSIGNFASRLLVHLFPELFTHENLRKQYNCSGSLGKKQLDPVRIKLIRHYVQILYPRAKNDRVWTLEFVGKLDERCRRRDTEQRRSYQQQRRVYVPMPERRDLASFDMNTERYRDLIEGPPLPPERSTKDFCKIPLDKIVVPPPDFPVPSVYLLSDKEIRDIVQQSLSVGNFAARLLVRLFPELFTHENLRLQYNHSGACNKKQLDPVRLRLIRQYVEAVYPVDKMEEVWHYECIPSIDERCRRPNRKKCDILKKATKKQMNNC, encoded by the coding sequence ATGAAAAACAGAGAGTCTGAACCTATAAACCTGGAGTTAAGAAAAAATTCTGAGCTCAATAATACTTTTCCAGATGAAGATGAAATTTTCAGTGAATTTGCCTTGTCTCATAAGAAACCTTTATATGGGATTTCACATAAAATCACAGAGAAAAGAAATCCTATTACATCGGATCTCGTGTTATCGAATGACCTTTATGAAAGAGGAAATCAGGTCAACACTTCAAATATTCGTATGTTTACTGACCTGCGTAAACGAGATTCTAGCAGCAATGGCATGAGTTCCCAAACTAGTGATGACTCAAACATATCCTCTTtaatacaaaaaatgtttttcaccctcAACACACTGAACTCCAATATGACACAGCTCCACAGCAAAGTTGACCTCTTGTCTCTTGAGGTAAAtcgaataaagaaaaaagtgagcCCCCATGAAATGGTGGCCGAATTCCACCCACCGCCTGAATATCAGCTAACTAGCACCGAGCTTAAGCAAGTCATGGACCAAAGTTCCTCAGCAGGTGATCTGGCATGTCGATTATTAGTTCAGCTGTTTCCAGAGCTCTTTGGAAGTAATGCATTGCCTAGAAGCTGTAGCACTTGTGGATTCTTCAGTAAAACTAAACTTGAGTCTCTTCATCTCCAGCTTATAAGAAACTATGTTGAAGCATGCTATCCTTCTGTCAAGAACAATACTGTTTGGCAAATTGATGTCTTGCCTCACATAAATGACTTCTTCAATCGATTTTGGGCTGAAAGAGAAATGGAGAGCACCCACAGTGGAATGCAGACCTCAAGCTATTTTGAAAGTGTGCCAAGTCAGAATGCCCACTTTGTTGAAAATAAGGAACAGGAGGACATTGGCAGTTTAGAAAAGGCCAATCCCCTTGTCTCTGAGAATGTAATCAATTCACAAGACCTAAATGAATATTTAGAAGAGGCTTCATCCCCAGGTGAATTCTCAGTATTTTTGCTTCATCGATTATTTCCTGAAATATTTAatcaaaaaaaaagtggagacaGGTATTTTGGAGATCTTGAAGGTTTTACTCTAGATCCACATCGGTTACAACTGATTCGCCAGTATACAGAGATCTACTTTCCAGAAGTGCAAGAAGAAGAAGTTTGGCTGCAACAATGTATACATAGAATAAATGATGAGCTGGAAAGCATGTTTATAGATGGCAGTGAGTGTGATGATTCTAGGGATGACTGCTTCGAGTCAAACTTGCCTGATGATTTGACTATTGTAAAAGTAGAAGATGGGGCAGATACTGAAAAACCAGGAAGGAGATCTAAAAAAATATGGCTTGTTCCATTTGACTTTGATAAGGTTGACATTCCCCTACCAGATTTTGAGGTTCCTTTTCCACAATTTCTACTTAGCAAagagcaaataaaaaatatatatgagacTAGTTTGTCAATTGGTAATTTTGCTTCAAGGCTTCTTGTTCATTTGTTCCCTGAGCTGTTCACTCATGAGAACTTAAGAAAACAATATAACTGCAGTGGATCACTAGGAAAGAAACAGCTTGATCCTGTTCGCATAAAACTTATCCGACATTATGTGCAAATTCTTTATCCCAGGGCAAAGAATGACAGagtttggactctggaatttgtAGGAAAGCTGGATGAGAGGTGTCGCAGAAGGGATACTGAACAAAGGAGATCTTACCAGCAGCAGCGGAGGGTCTATGTTCCAATGCCTGAGAGGCGAGACCTTGCTTCTTTTGACATGAACACTGAAAGATACAGAGATCTGATTGAAGGGCCACCTCTCCCTCCTGAACGTAGCACAAAGGACTTCTGCAAAATACCACTAGATAAGATTGTAGTTCCACCTCCAGACTTCCCTGTGCCTTCAGTGTATCTTTTAAGTGATAAAGAAATTAGAGACATTGTTCAGCAAAGCCTTTCGGTTGGAAATTTTGCTGCAAGACTATTGGTAAGACTTTTTCCAGAGTTATTTACCCATGAAAATTTAAGACTTCAATATAACCACTCAGGTGCTTGCAATAAGAAGCAGCTCGATCCAGTAAGACTGAGACTAATTCGACAGTATGTGGAGGCAGTGTATCCCGTAGACAAGATGGAGGAAGTATGGCATTATGAATGTATTCCTagtattgatgaaaggtgtcggcgtccaaacagaaaaaaatgtgatatacttaaaaaagctacaaaaaaacaaatgaacaactgctga